A genome region from Methanococcoides burtonii DSM 6242 includes the following:
- a CDS encoding NOB1 family endonuclease, which translates to MTFYITDSAVFIYGYDGDTSLFITVPSVKEEMKSREAMMRFEIACETGTRIETPDPQVRKEVLSIAKKTRDVEELSSTDIDILTKALEYKETGVLLTDDYAVQNMASVLGIEVKPINQKKIKDVLVWGKKCTACYRKFDEGDDCPVCGSLLKKVRKRKL; encoded by the coding sequence ATGACATTCTATATTACAGATTCCGCAGTTTTCATCTATGGATATGATGGTGACACATCGCTGTTCATCACTGTGCCTTCCGTAAAGGAAGAAATGAAGAGCCGGGAAGCCATGATGCGATTCGAGATCGCTTGTGAGACAGGTACAAGAATCGAAACACCTGACCCACAGGTTCGAAAAGAGGTACTTTCGATTGCAAAAAAGACGAGGGATGTTGAAGAGCTCTCATCCACAGATATAGACATTCTAACGAAGGCTCTTGAATACAAGGAGACCGGAGTCCTTCTCACGGATGACTATGCTGTGCAGAACATGGCTTCAGTGCTTGGTATTGAAGTTAAGCCCATCAATCAGAAAAAGATAAAGGACGTACTTGTATGGGGAAAAAAATGTACTGCATGCTATCGCAAATTCGATGAGGGAGATGATTGCCCAGTCTGCGGTTCTCTTTTGAAAAAGGTCAGGAAAAGAAAACTATAA
- a CDS encoding NfeD family protein: protein MILNKGSPILPFFFLVLLLLIPSVASAEQTVLVLDISDSITPVADDLVIDALQLAEQNEYEALIITLNTPGGGVDETLKIIEAIDRSDIPVIGYVYPGGTKAWSAGTLILIGTDIAAMSPNTIIGSAQPVSVSPQGIEPIEDDKIVNALVALAKTKAKQHGRNETTAEKFITENLNLNDEEALEAGIIEYVASDIDDLLEQVNGQMIKGKVLNTKGAAIENYRPSLRLSFMDIISDPIISSLLIMLGIYGIVIGISNPGAGAEIFGIVAISLGLVGMGFDVNIAAIFLILLGVILFVLELQAPGFGIFGLAGLVCLIAGSIFLVPMDFPRWYSPADVQRSMIIAIVTPTIVMGILFVFVFYKVLEVRHKKPVIGEDPIGEMANAIEDIKAGEEGFVKYKGEYWKAKVEEEISDGDKVEITDVQGPLFTVKKIEEEGE, encoded by the coding sequence ATGATATTGAACAAAGGATCACCTATCCTTCCTTTCTTTTTTTTGGTACTATTACTGTTAATACCCTCAGTTGCTTCTGCAGAGCAGACAGTTCTGGTACTGGACATCTCCGATTCGATCACACCTGTAGCAGACGATCTTGTGATAGATGCATTGCAGCTAGCAGAACAAAATGAATACGAAGCCCTTATTATCACCCTCAACACCCCTGGCGGAGGGGTTGATGAGACCCTCAAGATAATCGAAGCCATTGACAGATCGGATATCCCGGTAATAGGTTATGTATATCCCGGAGGAACAAAAGCATGGTCGGCAGGGACACTTATCTTGATCGGAACAGACATTGCGGCAATGTCACCAAATACGATTATCGGTTCTGCCCAACCTGTATCAGTGTCACCTCAGGGTATAGAGCCCATAGAGGACGATAAGATAGTAAATGCACTCGTGGCTCTTGCAAAAACAAAAGCAAAACAGCACGGTCGCAATGAAACAACTGCAGAGAAGTTCATTACAGAAAATCTGAACCTGAATGATGAAGAAGCATTGGAAGCAGGAATTATCGAGTATGTTGCATCTGACATTGATGACCTTCTTGAGCAAGTGAATGGTCAGATGATTAAAGGAAAGGTACTGAACACCAAAGGTGCTGCTATTGAGAACTATAGACCGTCCCTGAGATTGAGCTTTATGGACATTATATCGGATCCGATAATTTCCTCACTTCTCATTATGCTCGGCATATACGGTATCGTGATAGGAATTTCTAATCCTGGAGCAGGTGCAGAGATATTTGGAATTGTTGCAATATCACTGGGACTTGTGGGAATGGGATTCGATGTGAATATCGCAGCTATTTTCCTTATATTGCTCGGGGTGATACTGTTCGTTCTCGAATTGCAGGCACCTGGATTTGGCATCTTTGGACTTGCCGGACTTGTATGCCTGATAGCCGGAAGTATCTTCCTGGTACCTATGGACTTTCCCAGATGGTACAGCCCTGCTGACGTACAGCGGTCGATGATAATCGCGATCGTTACACCCACGATCGTGATGGGGATCCTCTTTGTGTTCGTCTTCTATAAAGTGCTCGAGGTCAGACACAAAAAACCTGTGATCGGCGAAGACCCTATCGGGGAGATGGCGAATGCTATAGAGGACATCAAAGCAGGAGAAGAAGGATTTGTCAAGTACAAAGGAGAATACTGGAAAGCAAAAGTGGAAGAAGAGATCAGCGATGGAGACAAAGTAGAGATCACTGATGTACAGGGACCTCTCTTTACTGTTAAAAAAATAGAAGAGGAGGGAGAATGA
- a CDS encoding orotate phosphoribosyltransferase-like protein, translating into MKNIEELILKAVELQSNGLVTGQIANELNVSRETVTWLLTRSKKDVVAPAPKDISVTWNSVGQSSYRLRCISQALCDMVIEKLERTQQDADLVIGIGLSGIPIATMMAEELEIDFAIFHDYDDQKGKTNQRGIFSRNFADVEGKKCIIVDDVVSSGATVTDVAEQLREVGATPIAVAVIVDKMNADMIANVPMSSLVRITRVD; encoded by the coding sequence ATGAAGAACATAGAAGAATTGATCCTAAAAGCGGTTGAATTGCAGTCAAATGGCCTTGTTACAGGCCAGATCGCAAATGAGCTTAACGTGTCCAGGGAAACGGTCACATGGCTTTTGACACGCTCAAAGAAAGATGTTGTAGCACCTGCACCAAAGGATATCTCTGTTACATGGAACAGTGTCGGACAGAGTTCATACAGATTAAGATGTATCTCGCAGGCACTTTGTGATATGGTGATAGAGAAACTGGAGAGGACACAACAGGATGCTGACCTTGTAATCGGCATCGGGCTTAGTGGGATTCCTATTGCCACCATGATGGCCGAAGAACTGGAGATCGATTTCGCGATCTTCCATGACTATGATGACCAGAAGGGAAAGACCAATCAAAGAGGCATCTTTAGCCGGAACTTCGCTGATGTCGAGGGAAAGAAGTGCATCATCGTGGACGATGTAGTGTCATCCGGAGCTACTGTTACAGACGTTGCTGAACAGCTTCGTGAGGTTGGTGCAACCCCGATCGCAGTTGCAGTTATCGTTGACAAGATGAATGCTGATATGATCGCCAATGTGCCTATGAGCTCACTGGTCCGTATCACACGTGTAGATTAA
- a CDS encoding IS1 family transposase (programmed frameshift): MNCPRCKSSNHKKNGKIDGRQRYKCHDCEYNYSVELKSTASPMSVKRQALQLYLEGLGFRSIGRLLGVSHVSVQKWIKKFGRELEDIKSENEISIVELDEMHTYIGNKKYCWIWIAVDRDGKRFIDCSFGSRGKETGLKLWKKLKGKEIGEVMTDHWRAYAEFLPEKIHTQSKAETYTVEGYNSIIRHFLARLRRKSKCYTKSLEMLKYSVLLLMKYRNKELAMFN; this comes from the exons ATGAACTGTCCCAGGTGCAAGAGCTCCAATCATAAAAAGAACGGTAAAATCGATGGACGTCAACGCTACAAATGCCATGATTGTGAGTATAACTATTCAGTGGAGCTAAAATCAACTGCTAGCCCCATGTCTGTTAAACGGCAGGCTTTACAGCTCTATCTCGAAGGATTAGGATTTCGCTCAATTGGACGTTTATTAGGAGTTAGCCACGTTTCTGTCCAAAAATGGATAAAGAAGTTTGGTCGTGAATTAGAGGATATAAAGAGCGAAAATGAAATATCGATCGTTGAATTAGATGAAATGCACACTTACATCGGGAAC AAAAAATATTGTTGGATCTGGATTGCTGTTGATAGAGATGGAAAAAGGTTCATCGACTGCTCTTTTGGTAGCAGGGGGAAGGAAACAGGACTAAAGCTCTGGAAAAAGTTAAAGGGGAAGGAGATTGGAGAAGTGATGACTGATCACTGGAGGGCATATGCAGAGTTTCTTCCAGAGAAAATTCATACTCAATCCAAAGCTGAAACATATACTGTTGAAGGATATAACAGCATAATTAGGCACTTTCTGGCAAGATTGAGAAGAAAGTCAAAGTGTTATACTAAGAGTCTTGAAATGCTGAAGTACTCTGTTCTTCTTTTGATGAAGTACAGAAATAAAGAATTAGCTATGTTTAATTAA
- a CDS encoding slipin family protein gives MIEEYIIPILVIAVIILSQSLKMVKEYERVVIFRLGRLSGVKGPGLFLIIPIIDSVVKIDLRVVTIDVPKQAVITKDNVTVAVDAVIYYRVLKPAAAVTEVENYKFATAMLSQTTLRDVIGQIELDDVLSKRDTINKDIQELLDASTDPWGIKVTAVTLRDVSIDETMLRAIAKQAEAEREKRARIILSEGEFLAAEKMRQAAQLYQDMPAAIKLREFQTIAEVAREKNLIVISTSSNTAEIAALSKAFSQK, from the coding sequence ATGATAGAAGAATACATCATACCTATACTTGTCATTGCAGTTATCATCTTGTCACAATCACTTAAGATGGTAAAGGAATACGAAAGGGTTGTTATTTTCAGGCTAGGAAGGCTCAGCGGCGTGAAAGGTCCGGGACTTTTCCTGATCATCCCTATAATTGATTCTGTCGTAAAGATCGATCTTCGTGTGGTCACCATCGATGTACCAAAGCAGGCGGTCATAACAAAGGACAATGTTACTGTCGCTGTTGATGCAGTTATTTACTACAGGGTCCTCAAGCCTGCTGCAGCTGTAACTGAAGTTGAGAACTACAAATTCGCAACTGCAATGCTTTCACAGACAACGCTCAGGGATGTGATCGGCCAGATAGAGCTCGATGACGTGCTGTCTAAACGTGATACCATAAACAAGGACATACAGGAATTACTTGACGCGTCCACAGACCCCTGGGGTATCAAGGTCACCGCAGTAACTCTCAGAGATGTTAGTATTGATGAGACAATGCTACGTGCTATTGCAAAACAGGCAGAAGCAGAAAGGGAAAAGCGTGCACGTATCATCCTCTCCGAAGGAGAGTTCTTGGCAGCAGAGAAGATGAGACAGGCAGCACAGCTCTACCAGGATATGCCAGCAGCAATTAAGTTGAGAGAGTTTCAGACAATTGCTGAAGTTGCACGTGAGAAGAACCTCATTGTAATTTCAACTTCATCGAACACTGCAGAGATCGCTGCCCTTTCAAAAGCATTCTCGCAGAAATAA
- a CDS encoding ATPase domain-containing protein, which produces MKQMSSEIDALDTILKGGFPKPSAILIAGPAGSGKTTLAMQSIFSASEKKEVCMYVTSLNEPITMVNKFMSKLNFYNISLLSSGTMNYIPIGTESLDKGIYTFMWNLEESIEKIKPDRIVIDPITTIGSTLDEEAKRRFYYDLFLRMKKWDALVIATGEFTEDELLKSDLSHVADGVIYLSNDENNKRRVHHLEVLKLRGQGYISGKQPFSITEEGIVLHRQELTEMEIPHFTDRVSTGIEGLDIMTGNGVIRGTSTLISGCSGAGKTTIGTQFIAEGAKAEEPGMIVSFIESEGQTIANASSIGHDIRDFVSSGVIKVIFTSMSCLEAGEHAINLRSIIKKENIKRIFIDDVNVFSDLMTPLDAKDHIRLLSEMFRSNGVTSIFAQRTDNINGIQNVEDYGMDASVLLSLKEEENHIDKTLTVIKMRGSSHDTGIRQFEIRETGVDIMLPSSD; this is translated from the coding sequence ATGAAACAAATGAGTTCAGAGATAGATGCTCTTGATACTATTTTGAAAGGCGGATTCCCAAAGCCCTCTGCGATCCTGATAGCAGGTCCGGCAGGTTCAGGAAAGACCACGCTTGCAATGCAATCCATCTTCAGCGCCTCTGAGAAAAAAGAGGTCTGCATGTATGTTACATCATTGAATGAGCCAATAACAATGGTCAATAAATTCATGTCAAAATTGAATTTCTATAATATCTCATTGCTTTCTTCAGGAACAATGAACTACATACCGATCGGCACCGAATCCCTTGATAAAGGGATATACACATTCATGTGGAATCTGGAAGAATCCATTGAAAAAATAAAACCCGACCGAATTGTCATTGACCCAATAACGACCATAGGAAGCACTCTTGACGAAGAAGCAAAGCGTCGCTTCTACTATGACCTGTTTTTGCGTATGAAAAAGTGGGATGCTCTTGTGATAGCGACCGGGGAGTTCACCGAGGATGAGCTACTGAAAAGTGACTTAAGCCACGTAGCAGATGGTGTTATTTATCTTTCTAATGATGAAAACAACAAAAGAAGAGTACACCACCTCGAGGTCTTAAAGCTCAGAGGTCAGGGATATATAAGTGGGAAACAACCATTTTCAATAACTGAAGAAGGCATTGTACTCCACCGGCAGGAACTTACCGAAATGGAGATACCACACTTTACAGACCGTGTATCAACAGGAATAGAAGGACTTGACATCATGACCGGAAATGGTGTTATCCGAGGGACCTCAACCCTGATCTCTGGATGTAGTGGTGCCGGAAAAACCACAATTGGAACACAGTTCATTGCAGAAGGTGCAAAGGCTGAAGAGCCCGGGATGATAGTTTCATTTATAGAATCAGAAGGACAAACAATTGCAAATGCAAGTTCCATTGGTCATGACATAAGGGACTTTGTCAGTTCCGGCGTTATAAAGGTCATCTTCACCAGCATGTCATGTCTTGAAGCCGGAGAACATGCCATCAACTTGCGTTCAATAATCAAAAAAGAGAACATCAAACGCATTTTTATAGATGATGTGAACGTATTCTCCGACCTTATGACACCTCTGGATGCAAAGGATCATATAAGACTGCTTTCAGAGATGTTCAGATCAAACGGAGTTACATCGATATTCGCACAAAGGACAGATAACATTAATGGAATACAGAATGTCGAAGATTACGGCATGGATGCTTCAGTGCTGCTTTCGCTAAAAGAGGAAGAGAACCATATCGACAAAACACTAACGGTCATCAAGATGCGTGGAAGCTCTCATGACACAGGAATAAGACAATTCGAAATAAGGGAAACCGGTGTAGACATTATGCTACCATCATCTGATTAA
- a CDS encoding NAD+ synthase — MDIIQAKDIIIDFIGTKLEGTGIEGAVVGISGGIDSALVAYLSVEALGAENVLGIHMPEASTPKSEIEDASKVAEALGIDFKVINITNVLEVYRTAMPDIDGASAHVDGNLKARIRMSMLYYYANMFGRVVMGTGNKSEILLGYFTKYGDGGVDIEPIGDLYKTEVREMSKMLGVPESILEKAPSAGLWEGQTDEDDLGVTYETIDKVLQPILAGEGQERVHLKLGVPMEEISSILLRVRSNLHKRTTPQIAYLDDLRGDWLS; from the coding sequence ATGGATATTATACAAGCAAAGGACATTATCATTGATTTTATAGGGACGAAACTTGAAGGCACAGGAATTGAAGGTGCGGTTGTGGGTATAAGTGGTGGCATCGATTCTGCTTTGGTGGCATACTTGTCCGTTGAAGCGTTGGGTGCAGAGAACGTTCTTGGCATACACATGCCGGAAGCTTCAACTCCGAAGTCCGAAATCGAGGATGCTTCAAAGGTTGCAGAAGCTCTTGGTATTGACTTTAAGGTGATAAACATCACCAATGTTCTTGAAGTCTACCGAACAGCAATGCCGGATATTGATGGTGCATCGGCTCATGTCGATGGCAATCTTAAGGCAAGGATTAGGATGTCTATGCTTTACTACTATGCGAACATGTTTGGCAGAGTTGTGATGGGGACCGGGAACAAGAGTGAGATATTGCTTGGATATTTCACAAAATACGGGGATGGCGGTGTTGACATAGAACCCATAGGCGATCTTTACAAGACCGAAGTAAGGGAAATGTCAAAAATGCTGGGTGTTCCTGAAAGCATTCTGGAGAAAGCACCATCTGCAGGACTTTGGGAAGGTCAGACCGATGAGGACGATCTTGGTGTCACTTATGAAACCATCGATAAAGTTCTTCAGCCAATCCTTGCAGGTGAAGGGCAGGAACGGGTACACTTAAAACTCGGGGTTCCAATGGAGGAGATCAGTTCCATTTTGCTACGTGTCAGGAGTAATCTTCACAAAAGGACCACTCCTCAGATAGCATATCTTGATGATCTTCGTGGCGACTGGTTATCTTGA
- a CDS encoding AIR synthase-related protein, producing the protein MDIEGYARKGLRNNDPGLEDKLTERILEIKNSSEKHARNLAKAAIVEAKATLNVEGDVLTSTVSGVTMGEFGVGSRGLGDFYAHEKIAEVIGKTSAAVDTSHLDDSGAVLNEKGDGYIIVTIDGIHSRLSDFPFLAGFHVARASLRDVYAMGSRPVALLSDIHVADDGDVAKIFDHIAGITTVSELTGIPLVTGSTLRIGGDMDIGERMTGGVGAVGTSTELTARVQTQVGDVILMSEGAGGGTVSTAALYYGMHDVVDETINIKFLEACEALIASGLTKHVHAMTDVTNGGIRGDAKEISRTAGVKLVFDESKMRPLVNPKVLEMLEKLEIDYLGVSLDALLVIAPPEYAEQIIQVVKDVGVDIDVIGEIVEGSGAEIVIDGKVCDFTPRFRESAYTPIKKMIGEEEPRDFEEMKEAIDKAAKEASDKKKRVMEMIRGK; encoded by the coding sequence ATGGATATAGAAGGTTATGCAAGAAAAGGACTGCGAAATAATGATCCCGGGCTTGAAGACAAGTTGACAGAAAGGATACTCGAGATTAAGAACTCATCTGAAAAACACGCACGCAATCTTGCAAAAGCAGCTATTGTGGAAGCAAAGGCAACTTTGAATGTCGAAGGGGATGTGCTGACATCAACTGTCTCAGGGGTGACCATGGGTGAATTTGGTGTGGGCTCCCGGGGACTGGGAGATTTCTATGCACACGAAAAGATCGCTGAGGTAATAGGCAAGACCAGTGCAGCGGTGGACACGTCCCATCTCGATGATTCCGGAGCTGTCCTGAACGAAAAGGGCGATGGGTACATCATTGTCACTATAGATGGTATTCATTCCCGATTGAGCGATTTTCCTTTCCTTGCGGGTTTCCACGTAGCCCGTGCATCCCTGCGTGATGTCTATGCCATGGGTTCCCGTCCGGTTGCACTCTTGTCCGATATTCATGTTGCCGATGATGGCGATGTGGCAAAGATATTCGACCACATTGCAGGCATAACCACAGTATCGGAACTTACTGGCATTCCTCTTGTTACTGGAAGTACATTACGCATCGGCGGCGATATGGACATCGGCGAACGCATGACCGGTGGTGTTGGTGCAGTAGGCACGTCTACTGAACTGACCGCCCGTGTGCAGACACAGGTCGGAGATGTCATATTGATGAGCGAAGGTGCAGGTGGAGGAACTGTTTCCACAGCAGCGCTCTATTATGGGATGCATGATGTGGTGGATGAAACTATAAACATCAAGTTTCTGGAAGCATGTGAGGCTCTGATAGCTTCAGGTCTTACCAAACACGTCCATGCAATGACCGATGTGACCAATGGCGGTATTCGTGGTGATGCAAAAGAGATATCAAGAACAGCTGGCGTAAAACTTGTCTTTGATGAATCAAAGATGCGTCCTCTTGTCAATCCGAAGGTCCTTGAGATGCTGGAAAAGCTGGAGATCGACTATCTTGGCGTATCCCTGGATGCTTTGCTTGTGATCGCTCCACCGGAATATGCAGAACAGATCATTCAGGTGGTAAAGGACGTAGGGGTTGATATTGATGTCATCGGTGAGATCGTGGAAGGCAGCGGTGCCGAGATAGTCATTGATGGCAAGGTATGTGATTTCACTCCTCGGTTCAGGGAATCCGCTTACACTCCCATCAAGAAGATGATCGGTGAGGAAGAACCCAGGGACTTTGAAGAGATGAAAGAAGCTATCGACAAAGCTGCAAAAGAAGCTTCTGATAAAAAGAAAAGGGTTATGGAAATGATAAGAGGAAAGTGA
- the hisH gene encoding imidazole glycerol phosphate synthase subunit HisH, producing MKKIVIIDYGLGNLRSVQKGLEHAGAEVLISKDPADIGNADGIILPGVGAFSDAMKNIVPFLDPITDYVASGKPLLGICLGMQMLMTRSEEGGLTEGLDLVPGNVVRFPRSELKVPQMGWNSLKIEHDHPFYEGVSDGAFVYFVHSYYVDTDSSHMLASCDYGIDFAASVVNSAGNVIGTQFHPEKSGDIGLKMLTNFVDMC from the coding sequence ATGAAAAAAATAGTGATAATTGATTATGGGCTTGGTAATCTTCGCAGTGTTCAGAAAGGACTGGAGCATGCAGGTGCAGAAGTCCTCATCTCAAAGGACCCTGCAGACATTGGAAATGCCGATGGTATCATTCTTCCAGGTGTGGGTGCATTTTCCGATGCAATGAAGAACATCGTGCCTTTTTTGGATCCCATAACTGATTATGTGGCATCAGGCAAGCCACTTCTCGGTATATGTCTGGGAATGCAAATGCTTATGACCAGGTCTGAAGAAGGTGGTCTTACAGAAGGACTTGACCTTGTTCCAGGAAATGTTGTGAGGTTTCCAAGATCTGAGTTGAAGGTCCCTCAAATGGGCTGGAACTCTTTAAAGATCGAACATGACCATCCCTTCTATGAGGGTGTGTCTGATGGGGCTTTTGTATATTTTGTACATTCCTATTATGTTGATACCGATTCATCCCACATGCTTGCATCATGTGATTACGGCATAGACTTTGCTGCATCGGTAGTAAATTCGGCAGGCAATGTTATAGGCACTCAGTTCCATCCTGAAAAAAGTGGCGATATTGGTTTGAAAATGCTCACAAACTTTGTAGACATGTGCTGA
- a CDS encoding DHH family phosphoesterase produces the protein MRDECNECGGKGYEVLSTEKCPECKGSGKIKSVNLMDLSQNDVKNFLNEGSVCSKCGGSGEIEVRKQCPACSGKGASYRCDVCDKPIAGPIDGKEACIACGKIEIVHVLDNSCNQDELEVGKMYLAKVNNHADFGVFVDLNSNLRGLIHSSNLNIKLEEKAPVIVQVKEIRRDGKMDLIPRVIKDYQTVEVEKSISIRRSTELGSFTGKLVKIEGEVIQVKQTAGPTIFTISDEDGLISCAAFESAGTRAFPEIDADMIITATGEVTSRGDRLQLEVRSMKHLIGEKEVAVKKRIDDAIDQRAEPSDIEFLVESEILEKLRPAMRKVAKEIKRAIIRSKPILLRHHADADGMTAAVAIEKAILPMIREVNGPDAEYHYYKRAPSKAPFYELPDVTKDISFALEDAARHGQKLPLVVMVDNGSTEEDVPAMRQAQVYGIDMVVVDHHHPDEIVDQYLLGHVNPAHVGGDFGMTAGMLATEVARMINPDVTDVIKHLPAIAAVGDRSEAPEAEVYKQLVADRYSLQDLKEMALALDFEAYWLKFASGRGIVDDLMDLGDHKRHNDIVKLLCEQANAMISEQLDACMPNVKSEDLPNTAVLNVLDVENYAHKFTFPAPGKTSGEVHDLMCKKLEGRPVITIGYGPDFAVIRSKGVLMNIPQMVRELHEEIVGAGVNGGGHLVVGSIKFVEGMRTEVLSKLVEKIGSVGVE, from the coding sequence ATGAGAGATGAGTGCAACGAATGTGGAGGAAAAGGATACGAGGTCCTTTCTACTGAAAAATGTCCTGAATGTAAAGGTTCAGGAAAAATAAAATCCGTAAATCTAATGGATCTTTCTCAAAATGATGTGAAAAATTTCTTGAATGAGGGTTCAGTATGTTCCAAATGCGGTGGAAGCGGAGAAATTGAAGTAAGAAAACAATGTCCTGCATGTAGTGGTAAGGGTGCTTCTTATAGATGTGATGTCTGTGACAAGCCTATTGCTGGACCCATAGATGGCAAGGAAGCTTGTATTGCCTGCGGTAAGATCGAGATCGTACATGTTCTGGACAATTCCTGTAATCAGGATGAGCTGGAAGTAGGCAAGATGTACCTTGCTAAAGTAAATAATCATGCGGACTTTGGTGTATTCGTTGATCTGAATTCAAATTTACGTGGTTTGATCCATTCAAGCAATCTCAACATCAAGCTTGAAGAAAAAGCTCCGGTGATCGTGCAGGTAAAAGAGATCAGACGTGATGGTAAAATGGATCTGATCCCCCGTGTTATAAAAGATTATCAGACAGTAGAGGTCGAGAAGAGTATCTCCATCAGAAGATCGACCGAACTTGGCAGTTTTACTGGTAAACTTGTAAAGATTGAAGGTGAGGTAATTCAGGTAAAGCAGACCGCAGGCCCCACTATCTTCACAATTTCCGATGAAGACGGGCTTATTTCCTGTGCTGCTTTTGAGAGTGCCGGTACACGTGCTTTTCCAGAAATAGATGCAGACATGATAATTACTGCAACCGGTGAAGTTACCTCCCGTGGTGACAGACTCCAGTTGGAGGTCAGAAGTATGAAACATCTGATCGGTGAAAAAGAAGTAGCTGTCAAGAAGCGCATCGATGATGCCATTGATCAGAGAGCTGAGCCTTCCGACATTGAGTTCCTTGTTGAGAGCGAGATCCTTGAAAAGCTTCGACCTGCAATGCGTAAGGTCGCAAAGGAGATCAAGAGGGCTATTATAAGGTCAAAACCAATCCTTTTACGTCACCATGCCGATGCTGATGGAATGACCGCGGCAGTAGCTATCGAAAAGGCTATCCTCCCTATGATAAGGGAAGTGAACGGCCCTGATGCGGAATATCATTATTACAAGAGAGCACCCTCAAAGGCTCCATTTTATGAACTTCCGGATGTTACCAAGGATATATCCTTTGCACTTGAGGATGCTGCAAGACACGGACAGAAACTTCCACTGGTCGTAATGGTGGACAACGGTTCCACAGAAGAGGATGTTCCGGCCATGAGGCAGGCACAGGTCTATGGTATCGACATGGTCGTAGTTGATCACCACCATCCCGATGAGATCGTTGACCAGTATCTGCTTGGTCATGTGAATCCTGCTCATGTGGGCGGGGATTTCGGTATGACTGCAGGAATGCTGGCCACGGAAGTTGCCCGTATGATCAACCCGGATGTGACAGATGTGATCAAACATCTTCCTGCTATTGCTGCAGTGGGTGACCGTTCTGAAGCACCGGAAGCTGAAGTTTACAAGCAGCTTGTGGCTGACAGGTATTCTCTTCAGGACCTTAAAGAGATGGCACTTGCACTTGATTTTGAAGCATACTGGCTCAAGTTCGCTAGTGGAAGGGGCATCGTTGATGATCTGATGGACCTTGGGGACCACAAGAGGCACAACGATATAGTAAAACTGTTATGTGAACAGGCAAATGCCATGATCTCAGAACAGCTCGATGCCTGTATGCCGAACGTGAAGTCGGAGGATCTACCCAACACTGCTGTACTAAACGTGCTGGATGTTGAGAACTACGCTCATAAGTTCACATTCCCGGCACCGGGCAAGACCTCAGGTGAAGTGCATGACCTTATGTGTAAGAAACTCGAAGGAAGGCCGGTAATTACCATCGGTTACGGTCCTGATTTTGCAGTGATACGCTCAAAAGGAGTTCTGATGAACATTCCACAGATGGTCCGTGAACTTCACGAAGAGATCGTAGGCGCTGGTGTGAATGGCGGCGGACACCTTGTAGTTGGAAGTATCAAGTTCGTAGAAGGTATGCGTACCGAAGTACTTTCCAAACTGGTCGAGAAGATTGGTTCCGTGGGTGTAGAGTGA